A stretch of the Malus sylvestris chromosome 10, drMalSylv7.2, whole genome shotgun sequence genome encodes the following:
- the LOC126587025 gene encoding protein phosphatase 1 regulatory inhibitor subunit PPP1R8 homolog, with protein MYGRAGLDRFKKAQSLEPFSVNSNPNPKPNSPSKSNPKPSLSHSHQHQPPLPLPLAPPEAAPLVELGQTHQHHLPQLGAGQSTWRPPDWAIDPRPGVYFLEVLKDGQVLDRIALVRRRNIFGRQSQTCDFVLDHQSVSRQHAVVVPHKNGSIYVIDLGSAHGTFVANERVTKDTPVELEVGQSLRFAASTRTYVLRKNDAALFPRPPRPSEVNLPPPPDPSDEDAVVAYNTLLNRHGLTNPDVVAKSRESSDSAGAKGDNQRPERPSKRIRKARVSFRDQVGGELVEVVGISDGVDVETEPGPVGVKEGSLVGKYESLVQVTVIPKGKEQLYVKEGNSSQKGMTEKLQEVLNRVKTAPKGRIYDELYGESFSGKVGSSWAYPSSVDSSGRRPSPSRDTDGKALSVNHGTNSSHIDDDEDDLFGD; from the exons ATGTACGGTAGAGCGGGCCTTGATCGATTTAAGAAAGCTCAGTCCTTGGAACCCTTCTCCGTCAATTCCAATCCCAATCCCAAACCCAATTCCCCTTCCAAATCCAATCCCAAGCCCTCTCTTTCACACTCCCATCAACATCAACCccccctccctctccctcttgcACCGCCCGAGGCGGCCCCTCTCGTGGAGCTGGGTCAGACCCACCAGCACCATCTCCCTCAGCTTGGTGCCGGCCAGTCCACTTGGAGGCCCCCTGACTGGGCAATCGACCCCCGCCCTGGTGTCTATTTTCTCGAGGTTCTCAAGGATGGTCAGGTTCTTGATCGCATTGCCCTTGTTAGGCGTCGCAACATCTTTGGCCGCCAATCTCAGACTTGTGACTTTGTGCTTGATCATCAGTCCGTTTCCCGCCAGCATGCTGTTGTTGTTCCTCACAAGAACGGAAG CATATATGTAATTGATTTGGGGTCTGCACATGGTACTTTTGTTGCAAATGAAAGAGTGACTAAAGATACCCCTGTTGAACTTGAAGTGGGCCAGTCTTTGAGATTTGCTGCATCAACTAGAACTTATGTCTTGAGAAAGAATGACGCAGCTCTTTTTCCTCGTCCTCCACGGCCTTCAGAGGTTAATCTGCCACCACCTCCTGATCCATCTGATGAAGATGCTGTTGTGGCCTATAATACGCTTCTAAATCGTCATGGTCTGACCAACCCTGACGTAGTGGCTAAGTCCCGCGAGTCTAGTGACTCAGCAGGTGCAAAAGGAGACAACCAGCGGCCAGAGAGGCCCTCTAAGAGAATTAGGAAGGCTAGAGTATCATTCAGGGATCAAGTTGGAGGAGAGCTGGTTGAAGTAGTTGGGATTTCAGACGGTGTGGACGTAGAAACTGAACCGGGTCCAGTAGGTGTAAAAGAAGGAAGTCTTGTCGGGAAATATGAATCCCTTGTGCAGGTTACAGTAATCCCCAAAGGGAAGGAACAATTATATGTCAAGGAAGGCAATTCTTCCCAAAAAGGCATGACTGAAAAATTACAGGAGGTCTTAAATAGAGTCAAGACTGCTCCGAAGGGTAGGATTTATGATGAGCTTTATGGGGAATCTTTTTCTGGCAAAGTGGGTTCGTCATGGGCATATCCTTCTTCTGTGGACTCGAGTGGTAGAAGACCCTCTCCAAGTAGAGATACTGATGGGAAGGCATTAAGCGTAAACCATGGAACTAACTCAAGTCACATTGACGATGACGAAGATGATTTGTTTGGTGATTGA
- the LOC126587023 gene encoding pentatricopeptide repeat-containing protein At5g04780, mitochondrial-like — protein sequence MISMRTLRRRNLEGIYCPVRNYYRHLSAIANGPQESPVTVGSEAARDAYPPPVHEILQICAGTGAPAEGKACHAHIIRFGLTADTLTSNMLINMYSKCGLLDCAGKVFDEMPERSLVSWNTMIGSLARNGEEQEALGLFLQMQRQGNTFSEFTVSSVLCACAVKCAVFESKQLHALAVKLAMNLNVYVGTALLDVYAKSGLIKDASSVFESLPERSDVTWSSMVAGYVQNELFEEALVLFHRAKRIGLEQNQFTVSSAICACAGLAALIEGKQVHALLSKTGFGSNIFIVSSLIDMYAKCGSIREAYSVFEGMSERNIVLWNAMISGFARHACSLEVMILFEKMQQMGMFPSKVTYASVLTACSHLGLVESGKKYFNLMIAEHNVSPNVVHYSCMVDILGRSGLIIEAYDLIQKIPFGVTASMWGSLLASCRIHGNLDLAEVAAKHLSEIEPNNAGNHILLSNVYAANKKWEEVARTRKILKERELKKERGKSWIEIKDKVHSFMVGERKHARIDEIYSKLDDLVTELKIMGYKAETEHDLHCVGESRKHELLRHHSEKLALTFGLMCLPSNAPIRIMKNLRICGDCHAFMKISSSCRGREIIVRDTNRFHHFKNGYCSCGEFW from the coding sequence ATGATATCGATGAGAACCTTGAGGAGGAGAAACTTGGAGGGAATCTATTGCCCTGTTCGAAACTATTACAGACATTTGTCAGCCATCGCCAATGGACCCCAAGAGTCCCCTGTAACTGTTGGGTCGGAGGCGGCGAGGGACGCGTACCCTCCACCTGTTCATGAAATCCTGCAAATTTGTGCAGGAACAGGTGCACCCGCGGAAGGGAAGGCCTGCCATGCACACATCATACGTTTCGGATTAACAGCAGACACATTAACCTCTAATATGCTCATCAACATGTACTCCAAATGTGGTTTACTTGATTGTGCCGGCAAGGTATTCGATGAAATGCCTGAAAGGAGCTTAGTTTCATGGAATACAATGATTGGGTCACTTGCTCGGAATGGGGAAGAACAAGAAGCTCTTGGTCTTTTCTTGCAGATGCAAAGACAAGGAAACACTTTCAGTGAGTTCACCGTTTCAAGTGTTCTTTGTGCTTGTGCAGTGAAATGCGCTGTGTTTGAGAGTAAACAACTGCATGCTCTTGCTGTTAAGTTAGCAATGAATTTAAATGTCTATGTGGGAACCGCATTGCTTGACGTTTATGCAAAGTCTGGTTTGATAAAGGATGCAAGCTCTGTTTTTGAGTCTTTGCCAGAGAGGAGTGATGTTACATGGAGTTCAATGGTTGCCGGGTATGTTCAAAATGAGCTTTTTGAAGAGGCTTTGGTGTTGTTCCATAGAGCTAAAAGGATAGGGTTAGAACAGAACCAGTTTACAGTTTCTTCTGCTATTTGTGCTTGTGCAGGTCTGGCAGCTCTCATTGAAGGAAAGCAGGTGCATGCTCTGTTATCTAAAACTGGCTTTGGTTCGAATATATTTATCGTTTCCTCTCTTATagacatgtatgcaaaatgtGGTAGCATTAGAGAAGCGTACAGTGTGTTTGAAGGTATGAGCGAGAGGAACATTGTTTTATGGAACGCCATGATTTCAGGGTTCGCTAGACATGCTTGCTCCCTAGAGGTGATGATCTTATTTGAGAAAATGCAGCAGATGGGTATGTTCCCGAGCAAAGTAACCTATGCTTCGGTATTAACTGCCTGTAGTCATCTGGGACTAGTTGAAAGTGGAAAGAAATATTTCAACCTTATGATAGCAGAGCACAATGTGTCACCAAATGTTGTTCACTATTCATGCATGGTTGATATTTTAGGTCGGTCAGGGTTGATTATTGAAGCCTATGACTTGATACAGAAAATTCCGTTTGGTGTTACTGCTTCTATGTGGGGTTCTCTGTTGGCTTCTTGTAGGATCCATGGAAATCTTGACTTGGCCGAGGTCGCAGCAAAGCATTTGTCTGAGATAGAACCTAATAATGCAGGAAACCATATTTTGCTGTCAAATGTTTATGCAGCAAATAAGAAGTGGGAGGAAGTTGCGAGAACAAGGAAGATTCTTAAAGAAAGAGAGttaaagaaagagagagggaagagTTGGATTGAAATAAAGGACAAAGTTCACTCATTTATGGTTGGAGAGAGGAAGCATGCTAgaattgatgagatatattCAAAGTTGGACGATTTGGTGACAGAATTGAAGATAATGGGGTACAAGGCTGAGACTGAACATGACCTTCATTGCGTGGGTGAAAGCAGAAAGCATGAACTTTTGAGGCACCACAGTGAGAAACTTGCTCTTACTTTTGGGTTGATGTGCTTACCTTCCAATGCTCCTATCAGGATCATGAAGAATCTTAGGATTTGTGGTGATTGCCATGCTTTTATGAAGATTAGTTCAAGTTGTAGGGGAAGGGAAATCATCGTTAGGGATACAAACAGGTTTCACCATTTCAAGAATGGTTATTGTTCTTGTGGGGAATTTTGGTGA